A part of Aegilops tauschii subsp. strangulata cultivar AL8/78 chromosome 2, Aet v6.0, whole genome shotgun sequence genomic DNA contains:
- the LOC109759030 gene encoding uncharacterized protein: MGRFLPWGCLLLVLCVVHSMLPSSSGCFMEERAALMDISSWFMSAHSEVPTSWGHGDDCCSWKKITCDNITRRILRLDLSYLYQEIPTRNSDGSMSIKFTEVACWNLNLTIFSSFRELQLLDFSANFACLQNFDGLQGLSKLKYLNLSDNSFIGNIPESLSNLVSLEAINLKENNMSGALQNIGLENLQNLRELHLGSNRLNGSLPASLFALPCLEYLDLSENLFEGHIPINSSWNCSSLLQTIRLSGNKLSGKFDFFWLRNCAELKQIDLSRNTDLVVLAKMHGWAPKFKLRTLMLSSCNLDKSMITEPHFLRTQHHLQFLDLSNNNLPGSMPNFLFTNEAALVYLDLSNNFLVGSLYPIWQNQTNLQLVNVSLNHIEGQLPANISSMFPELWILDVSHNNISGVVPSSLCNIGSIGLMDLSNNKFTGEVPSCLFTDCSALNVLKLSNNNLGGVILNGVSNLSVAAEIYLDNNKFEGALPRNLSGNVQIMDLHDNHMSGALDISLWNLTSLAALSLARNSLTGDIHPEICELTSLQMLDLSDNYFLGLIPHCSSTLPLRFLNISGNSLSGSPNAFFNSSFITALDLSRNQFAGNLDWIRYLSEISLLLLGRNKFEGQISSNLCRLQYLSIIDISHNKLSGYVPRCIGGIPFVEAYTFYWPSINHNSFGGNFGVFDDMGFLYNSDYELQGFTFTTKGNPYTYGQNFFMSMSGIDLSANMLSGEIPMEMGNLSHIKSLNLSNNFFTGSIPATFANLSEIESLDLSENRLSGSVPWQLTRLSSLEVFSVAYNNLSGCLPASGQFSTFDMDSYKGNNNLRSCTSSSGPMAPNGVARSVADDSDPILYVVGAISFVLAFWATVAFVFCHAFGRRVVLKL; this comes from the exons ATGGGCCGCTTCTTGCCATGGGGATGCTTGCTCCTGGTCCTGTGCGTAGTTCACTCCATGCTTCCGAGTTCTTCAGGCTGCTTCATGGAGGAAAGGGCGGCCCTCATGGATATTAGCTCTTGGTTCATGAGCGCACACTCCGAGGTTCCCACTTCGTGGGGACACGGTGATGACTGCTGCTCGTGGAAAAAGATCACTTGCGACAACATCACACGACGAATATTGCGTCTCGATCTTTCCTATCTCTACCAGGAAATCCCTACCCGTAATAGTGATGGTTCCATGTCAATCAAATTTACGGAAGTTGCATGCTGGAACCTCAACTTGACAATCTTTTCTTCTTTCCGGGAGCTTCAGCTGCTAGATTTCTCGGCAAATTTCGCTTGCTTACAAAATTTCGACG GTCTACAAGGATTGAGCAAGCTCAAGTATCTCAACCTCAGTGACAACAGTTTCATAGGGAATATCCCAGAATCTCTCAGCAACTTGGTTTCTCTGGAGGCCATAAATCTCAAGGAAAATAACATGAGTGGGGCTCTTCAGAATATAG GTTTAGAAAATCTCCAGAACCTGCGAGAATTGCATTTGGGATCCAATCGATTGAATGGTAGCCTCCCAGCATCCTTATTTGCCCTTCCATGCCTTGAGTACCTGGATCTTTCAGAAAACCTTTTTGAAGGACATATACCTATAAACTCATCTTGGAATTGTTCCTCGTTGCTTCAAACTATCCGGTTATCCGGAAACAAGCTAAGTGGTAAATTTGATTTCTTCTGGCTAAGAAACTGTGCCGAGCTCAAACAGATAGATCTGTCAAGAAATACTGATTTGGTTGTTCTAGCGAAAATGCATGGTTGGGCACCTAAATTTAAATTGAGAACACTAATGCTTTCTTCGTGTAACCTTGATAAGAGCATGATTACAGAGCCACATTTCCTACGCACACAGCATCATCTGCAGTTTCTTGATTTGTCCAACAATAATTTGCCTGGAAGCATGCCCAATTTTCTGTTCACAAATGAAGCGGCACTAGTTTACCTGGATCTTTCAAACAACTTCTTAGTTGGATCATTATACCCCATTTGGCAAAACCAAACTAATCTTCAACTAGTGAACGTATCTCTGAACCATATTGAAGGACAGCTGCCAGCCAATATCAGTTCCATGTTTCCCGAACTGTGGATTCTCGATGTTTCTCATAATAATATATCTGGAGTTGTGCCATCTTCATTGTGCAACATTGGCAGCATTGGACTTATGGAtctgtcaaataataaatttacAGGAGAGGTACCATCTTGCTTGTTCACTGATTGTTCTGCTTTGAATGTATTGAAGCTTTCAAACAATAACCTCGGGGGTGTAATACTCAATGGGGTTAGTAACCTGTCAGTTGCGGCAGAAATATACCTAGACAACAACAAATTTGAAGGGGCTCTACCTAGAAATCTGTCTGGTAATGTCCAAATCATGGATTTACATGATAACCATATGTCAGGAGCACTGGACATTTCATTATGGAATCTTACTTCACTGGCAGCTTTGAGCCTAGCTAGAAATAGTTTAACCGGTGACATTCATCCAGAAATTTGTGAATTAACAAGTCTTCAGATGTTAGATCTATCGGATAACTATTTTCTAGGGCTTATACCACACTGCAGCAGTACATTACCACTCCGGTTTCTGAATATATCTGGGAATTCACTGTCAGGCTCTCCAAATGCATTTTTCAACAGCTCCTTCATTACAGCTTTGGATCTAAGCCGGAATCAGTTCGCAGGCAACCTTGACTGGATACGATATCTTTCTGAAATCAGTCTACTGTTGTTAGGAAGAAATAAGTTTGAGGGACAGATCTCATCAAATCTCTGTCGTCTCCAATACTTGAGTATAATTGACATCTCTCATAACAAACTCTCGGGTTATGTACCACGGTGTATTGGTGGCATCCCATTTGTTGAAGCTTATACATTTTACTGGCCCAGTATCAACCATAACTCTTTTGGAGGGAACTTTGGTGTGTTCGATGATATGGGCTTCTTATATAACAGTGATTACGAACTCCAAGGCTTCACATTTACCACTAAAGGGAACCCATACACATACGGACAGAACTTCTTCATGTCGATGTCTGGCATTGACTTATCTGCAAACATGCTGTCAGGAGAGATTCCGATGGAGATGGGGAATTTGAGCCACATCAAGTCTCTCAACTTGTCGAACAATTTCTTTACTGGCTCTATCCCTGCAACCTTCGCAAACTTGAGCGAGATTGAGAGCTTAGACCTATCAGAAAACAGGCTGAGCGGATCAGTGCCATGGCAGTTAACTCGGCTATCATCCCTAGAGGTGTTTTCTGTGGCATACAACAATTTATCGGGGTGTCTACCAGCCAGCGGTCAGTTCAGCACATTCGATATGGACAGTTACAAAGGGAACAACAACCTTAGATCATGCACTTCAAGTTCAGGTCCCATGGCACCAAATGGTGTTGCAAGAAGTGTGGCTGATGATTCTGACCCGATCCTTTACGTGGTCGGTGCCATTTCATTCGTCTTGGCATTTTGGGCCACTGTCGCATTCGTATTTTGCCATGCATTTGGACGGCGTGTTGTACTCAAACTGTAA
- the LOC141040666 gene encoding uncharacterized protein: MDRAVLFHGGEASRALDDDNLLREILVRVGFPTTLVCAALVCKRWYHHASEPAFLRRFRKLNPPRLLGFYLDYGSYSVPTTPCFVPMPLQAPELAAVVRRMSSYSFSHHDLVRIENCQNGIISTSLFSYKSGRSEGMHSPLCPERDTLLPRPRIKDQDRVYYHQILAREKDEFECVML; encoded by the exons ATGG ACAGAGCCGTGCTGTTCCATGGCGGCGAGGCATCTAGGGCGCTCGACGACGACAACCTCCTCAGGGAGATCCTTGTCCGAGTCGGCTTCCCCACCACCCTGGTGTGCGCCGCCCTCGTTTGCAAGCGTTGGTACCACCACGCCTCCGAGCCCGCCTTCCTCCGTCGTTTCCGCAAGCTCAACCCGCCCCGCCTCCTTGGCTTCTATCTTGACTATGGGTCGTATTCGGTGCCGACCACTCCATGCTTCGTCCCGATGCCGCTTCAGGCCCCAGAGCTCGCAGCCGTTGTCCGTCGCATGTCAAGCTACAGCTTCAGCCACCACGACCTTGTGCGGATCGAGAATTGCCAGAACGGCATCATCTCCACCTCATTGTTCAGCTACAAAAGCGGCCGCTCTGAAGGAATGCACAGCCCGCTGTGCCCTGAGAGAGACACCTTACTTCCACGTCCTCGAATCAAGGACCAGGATCGCGTCTATTATCATCAAATCCTTGCCAGAGAAAAAGACGAATTTGAGTGTGTAATGCTTTAG
- the LOC109759029 gene encoding uncharacterized protein produces MVGLLSLVTCLFGLDWDGPSVRGERRRRIGFSLPGTLASGDFTQRSPRRSPPAASDDFSSPPDSIDLRWEGRQTMDALEVIPPRDDPEKKPCADVYGESQHHSLTTSTTGMDVVSKVLDDDNLLREIILCVGFPTTLVCASLVCKCWYHHASDRKFLSRFHEGNPSHLLGFYLEDTDDPSVAAHFFPMLPQPAELATVIRSARFSLDPHRSEMSDMMGCRNGNVLISLYDGRDFTVGVHSPLHPERGLAVLPPFPELQIQDGYFCGMNDLLLSKEEGDGLSYIYVLVESTMERTKSMVHIDVLRNGDTVWRRHLDLATDRFLCPRFDPKAVLADDKIYIASAQRDIVVLDLMGSSISTILLPQGVEYGDRDTTLARANNASGVYLIHAKKLELCIWLHKGGNWLLVHNICLREMVAGLKMTGCEDENEATAPLRINHVGDYDEFVFLEMSRCALHLDIKYKKLRKVYDVEEKDRHLGDIHPFMMIWPPTFPTLKNDYGNAI; encoded by the exons ATGGTGGGCCTTTTATCCCTAGTCACATGTTTATTTGGGCTGGACTGGGATGGGCCTTCAGTGCGAGGAGAAAGAAGGCGGCGCATTGGTTTCTCACTCCCCGGCACTCTGGCCTCCGGCGACTTCACCCAGCGATCTCCCCGACGATCTCCGCCGGCGGCATCTGACGACTTTTCCTCCCCTCCCGATTCAATCGAT CTGAGGTGGGAAGGAAGGCAGACAATGGATGCTCTGGAGGTGATTCCCCCACG GGATGACCCCGAGAAGAAACCATGCGCGGATGTGTATGGCGAGTCACAACACCATTCCCTGACGACATCGACGACAGGCATGGATGTTGTCTCCAAGGTGCTCGACGATGACAACCTCCTCAGAGAGATCATCCTTTGTGTCGGCTTCCCGACCACCCTCGTCTGTGCCTCCCTCGTCTGCAAGTGTTGGTACCACCATGCCTCCGACCGCAAGTTCCTCAGCCGTTTCCATGAGGGCAACCCGTCCCACCTCCTAGGCTTCTACCTCGAGGACACCGATGACCCAAGCGTGGCTGCACACTTCTTTCCGATGCTGCCTCAACCTGCAGAGCTTGCCACTGTCATCCGCAGTGCGAGATTCAGCTTGGACCCCCACCGGAGTGAAATGTCCGACATGATGGGCTGCCGGAATGGCAACGTCCTCATCAGCTTGTATGACGGCAGAGATTTTACAGTTGGAGTGCACAGCCCGTTGCACCCCGAGAGAGGTTTGGCGGTCCTCCCGCCATTCCCAGAGTTGCAAATTCAGGACGGCTATTTCTGTGGTATGAATGATCTCCTCCTCTCCAAAGAGGAAGGCGATGGCTTGTCCTACATTTATGTGTTGGTGGAGTCTACAATGGAGAGGACCAAATCTATGGTGCACATAGATGTGCTGCGAAATGGTGACACTGTATGGCGCAGACATCTTGACCTGGCCACCGACCGATTCCTTTGTCCGCGATTTGATCCAAAAGCTGTGCTCGCCGACGATAAAATCTATATAGCGAGTGCCCAGCGAGACATTGTTGTCCTGGATTTGATGGGCTCAAGCATCTCCACGATTCTGCTCCCACAAGGGGTGGAGTATGGTGATAGAGACACCACGTTGGCACGGGCCAATAATGCTTCCGGTGTGTATCTCATCCATGCCAAGAAGCTTGAACTTTGCATTTGGCTCCACAAGGGGGGCAACTGGTTGCTGGTGCACAATATTTGTTTGCGTGAGATGGTTGCTGGTTTGAAGATGACAGGTTGCGAGGATGAGAATGAGGCTACTGCTCCTCTGCGGATAAACCATGTGGGGGATTATGACGAGTTTGTTTTCTTGGAGATGAGTCGATGCGCACTCCACCTGGATATCAAGTACAAGAAACTGCGTAAAGTGTATGATGTGGAAGAAAAAGATCGACATTTGGGTGATATCCATCCTTTCATGATGATTTGGCCTCCCACATTTCCTACACTCAAGAATGATTATGG AAATGCCATATGA